One stretch of Paenibacillus sp. AN1007 DNA includes these proteins:
- a CDS encoding response regulator transcription factor has protein sequence MNRKVLVVDDESSIVSAIAYALRREGYEVETASDGEEALMKVAAFNPQVMILDVMMPKLDGYGVCRRLEDREDIGIILLTVKNELVDKIVGLEMGADDYMTKPFEIRELLARVKALMRRVEKTASTPLDDTKGQAVVNGAVRIHAAHRTVTVNEEKLDLTPKEFDLLMILMSNPERVYTRDDLLDRVWGMEYAGGTRTVDIHMQRLRKKIGDTDQQMLQTVYGIGYKAAAPEAGGAV, from the coding sequence ATGAATAGAAAAGTGCTTGTTGTGGATGATGAATCCAGCATTGTCAGTGCCATTGCGTACGCATTGCGGCGTGAAGGATATGAGGTGGAGACAGCGAGTGATGGTGAAGAAGCACTGATGAAAGTGGCTGCGTTCAACCCGCAGGTCATGATCCTGGATGTGATGATGCCCAAGCTGGATGGATACGGTGTTTGCCGCAGGCTGGAAGACCGCGAGGATATCGGCATTATTTTACTTACTGTGAAGAACGAACTTGTGGATAAGATTGTCGGTCTTGAGATGGGTGCGGATGATTATATGACGAAACCGTTTGAAATCCGTGAACTGCTGGCCCGCGTGAAGGCACTGATGCGCCGGGTAGAAAAGACCGCTTCAACCCCACTGGACGATACCAAGGGTCAGGCTGTTGTGAACGGGGCAGTTCGCATTCATGCCGCCCACCGCACGGTAACGGTAAATGAAGAGAAGCTGGATTTAACGCCGAAGGAGTTCGACCTGCTGATGATTCTAATGTCAAACCCGGAGCGAGTGTACACACGAGATGATTTACTTGACCGGGTGTGGGGCATGGAATACGCAGGGGGCACTCGGACGGTAGATATTCATATGCAGCGTTTGCGTAAAAAAATCGGGGACACCGACCAGCAAATGCTGCAGACTGTATACGGAATTGGGTACAAGGCTGCAGCTCCTGAAGCAGGCGGGGCAGTATGA
- a CDS encoding HAMP domain-containing sensor histidine kinase: MRVSIKLKFSVFLAALLILTVVVLSSLVLRGIELNQQSQVESILAQQTRLVNLNVRQAYYTEAVRQEPGMFLQQNGRRLVQALSNSTGLPIALYDMSGKQVGASFPQNESELVQETLNYALQNKIAYHEQGETLLYAAPLDGPEGQIGAVWIQYPVQSYHDFYARIRQLFLWAGIVVVALSFILGYLFYNRFAAAITRLKKSAASIQEGNYITESPVKRKDELGELGQGIYYMSTSIQQNIAAMHTEQQKLQLAIEKLQALEQQQKQYIGNISHEFKTPLTSIKAYVELLNMYKDDPQLLDDAISNIGKETERLYEMVEKVLHLSALEKYDFENLAEDVEIRALLEDACGRMRGKVEKFALKMELHLEPAIIHSDRESLMHIFINLLDNAIKYNIPGGTIRVENERRMQGQPRVMIRIHNSGTPIPDEAREKIFEPFYTVNKDRARKTGGTGLGLSLVKQFVEKQDGTITLLPGDEQNQEGVTFQLVFPLVDTDIDTSLQVGNKSE; the protein is encoded by the coding sequence ATGAGAGTCAGCATCAAGCTGAAATTCAGTGTGTTTCTGGCGGCACTGCTCATTCTCACCGTAGTTGTCTTGAGTTCACTGGTACTGCGAGGTATTGAACTGAATCAGCAGTCACAGGTTGAAAGTATTCTGGCCCAGCAGACAAGGCTGGTCAATCTGAATGTACGCCAAGCGTATTATACCGAAGCTGTTCGCCAGGAGCCGGGAATGTTTCTGCAGCAGAATGGGCGAAGGTTGGTGCAGGCTCTGTCTAATTCAACAGGCCTGCCGATTGCGCTGTATGATATGAGCGGGAAACAAGTGGGTGCTTCTTTTCCCCAAAATGAAAGTGAACTGGTTCAGGAGACGTTGAATTACGCCTTACAAAATAAAATAGCTTATCATGAGCAGGGGGAGACACTGCTTTATGCTGCGCCGCTGGACGGTCCCGAGGGACAAATCGGTGCGGTATGGATTCAGTATCCGGTCCAGAGTTATCATGATTTTTACGCGCGGATTCGGCAGCTGTTCCTGTGGGCAGGCATCGTAGTAGTTGCACTGAGCTTCATTCTCGGATATCTGTTCTACAACCGTTTTGCCGCAGCCATTACCCGGTTGAAGAAGTCGGCAGCCTCCATTCAGGAAGGGAACTATATTACCGAGTCTCCGGTTAAACGCAAGGACGAACTGGGTGAGCTGGGACAAGGGATATACTATATGAGCACATCTATTCAACAAAATATAGCAGCCATGCATACCGAGCAGCAGAAGCTTCAGCTGGCGATTGAGAAATTACAGGCACTGGAACAGCAGCAGAAACAGTATATCGGCAATATCAGTCATGAGTTCAAGACACCGTTAACGTCCATTAAGGCCTATGTGGAGCTGCTGAACATGTACAAGGATGATCCACAGCTGCTGGACGATGCGATCAGTAACATCGGTAAAGAAACCGAGCGATTATATGAAATGGTAGAGAAGGTGCTGCATCTGTCTGCGCTGGAGAAGTATGATTTTGAGAATCTGGCCGAGGATGTAGAGATTCGCGCGTTGCTGGAGGATGCCTGCGGACGAATGCGAGGCAAAGTGGAGAAGTTTGCATTGAAAATGGAACTGCATCTTGAACCTGCCATTATTCACAGTGACCGCGAGAGCTTGATGCACATTTTCATTAATCTGCTGGATAATGCGATTAAATATAATATTCCGGGAGGTACCATCCGGGTAGAGAATGAGCGGCGAATGCAGGGACAGCCCCGAGTCATGATTCGTATCCATAACTCAGGAACGCCGATCCCGGATGAGGCAAGAGAGAAGATATTTGAACCTTTTTACACTGTCAATAAGGATAGAGCTCGAAAAACAGGCGGAACCGGGCTTGGCCTGTCGCTTGTAAAGCAGTTTGTGGAAAAGCAGGACGGAACCATTACACTGCTGCCTGGCGATGAACAGAATCAAGAAGGCGTAACATTCCAACTCGTATTCCCACTCGTAGATACAGATATAGATACAAGTTTACAAGTTGGAAACAAGTCTGAATAA